The proteins below come from a single Vitis vinifera cultivar Pinot Noir 40024 chromosome 9, ASM3070453v1 genomic window:
- the LOC100251482 gene encoding uncharacterized protein LOC100251482 isoform X2, whose translation MKSDGALDYAVFQLSPKRSRCELFVSRDGNTEKLASGLVKPFVTHLKVVEEQVALAVQSIKLEVEKYKNADLWFTKGTLERFVRFVSTPEVLELVNTFDAEVSQLEAARTIYSQGVGDPVSSASGGDVTGSVAAADATKKELLRAIDVRLVAVRQDLTMACSRASAAGFNPETVAELQIFSDRFGAHRLSEACSKFFSLCQRRPDLISTATWKGGADDRAVRSSSGSDMSIDEPPENKQPAAQEPDVPKPSTCQPTKSTTLNFPGRRSLGEKEKEKEGDGGPEKETPTPTETSSASSIQGSQPARRLSVQDRINLFENKQKESSTSGSGGKVVVGKSVELRRLSSDVSSAPAVVEKAVLRRWSGASDMSIDLSFEKKDTESPLCTPSTSSLPQTKSLTDTATPNSAEPKGVFPPRPCDSGFKDPSNSGTGSVSVRADDHQAVSQTQFRSFQGKAEKLGFTNHSALQERLKGSSGGEDHGVNKDQVASEIQSKVVSDRAEPAGLKNQGSALTQFGVSSNRVDDAGSRDQAIAQSGFRGSLRQAVEVAPNSKDLSSSQAHSKLPSGQLEGGIGSKVREASLSVTKVSVVDELTPQPQWKSFVGEIEEEEKRDLASSDKKPTTVDDSTLQRMKFQKQVSGPEQIKKSQVKRDESSSFYGNTKPAFAGKRGSDNQESFTSFSTAPIEQVQRVRQSKGNQELNDELKMKANELEKLFAEHKLRVPGDLSTSSRRSKPADMQVEPVVSSQYRKPTTEIDSAQFPDKNMMTPVGSSSNLAKFNVSPVMKTVDNENYGDTLRQNLSELGFSDDSRGKFYDRYMQKRDAKLREEWGSKRAEKEAKMKAMQDTLERSRAEMKAKFSLSADRKDSVSNARRRAEKLRSFNMRSAMKREQSEEYEDESAFLEQKPYGQDKLFSEAAFGDSASRSTQTKKFLPNRNLSSATPRTSATPVPRSSAKALNSSSGRRRAQSENPLAQSVPNFSDFRKENTKPSSGISKVTPRSQLRSIARTKSNSDEMTLFKEEKPRRSQSLRKSSANPVESKDLSDLNSDGVVLAPLKFDKEQTEQGLYDKFSKNVESKPFLRKGNGIGPGAGASIAKLKASMASEALKNEEEFDESTFEVEDSVDMVKEEEEEEEFETMTAEDGTDMDNGKPRLSHESDKSGNSESENGDTLRSLSQVDPASVAELPVAVPSAFHTIGSVQESPGESPVSWNSRMHHSFSYPNETSDIDASVDSPIGSPASWNSHSLTQTEADAARMRKKWGSAQKPILVANSSHNQSRKDVTKGFKRLLKFGRKHRGTESLVDWISATTSEGDDDTEDGRDPANRSSEDLRKSRMGFSQGHPSDDSFNESELFNEHVQALHSSIPAPPANFKLREDHLSGSSLKAPRSFFSLSSFRSKGSDSKPR comes from the exons GTGGAGATGTAACAGGATCCGTGGCCGCGGCTGATGCAACCAA GAAGGAGCTCCTGAGGGCCATTGATGTAAGACTTGTCGCGGTTAGACAGGACTTAACCATGGCTTGTTCTCGGGCATCAGCTGCTGGTTTTAACCCAGAGACAGTAGCAGAACTCCAGATCTTTTCTGATAGGTTTGGTGCTCACCGGTTAAG TGAAGCTTGTAGCAAATTCTTTTCATTGTGCCAAAGGCGGCCGGACCTCATCAGCACCGCAACATGGAAGGGCGGCGCCGACGACCGAGCCGTCAGGTCATCTTCCGGGTCGGACATGTCCATAGATGAGCCGCCCGAAAACAAACAGCCGGCGGCCCAAGAGCCTGACGTGCCGAAGCCCTCCACGTGTCAGCCAACCAAGTCCACCACCCTCAACTTCCCTGGTCGACGTAGCCTAGgcgagaaggagaaggagaaggaaggCGACGGTGGTCCCGAGAAAGAGACTCCGACTCCGACTGAAACGTCGTCAGCGTCTTCAATTCAGGGGAGTCAACCCGCGAGGCGACTCAGCGTGCAGGACCGAATTAACCTCTTTGAGAACAAACAGAAGGAGAGCTCTACTAGCGGTAGTGGTGGAAAAGTCGTGGTTGGGAAGTCCGTTGAGCTGAGGCGGCTTTCTTCTGACGTGTCATCCGCTCCGGCGGTGGTTGAGAAGGCTGTTCTAAGGAGATGGAGTGGGGCCAGTGACATGAGCATTGATTTGAGCTTCGAAAAGAAGGATACGGAAAGCCCCTTGTGCACGCCTTCTACTTCTTCCCTTCCGCAGACCAAATCTTTGACCGATACAGCAACTCCAAATAGTGCCGAACCCAAGGGTGTTTTCCCCCCTAGACCCTGTGATTCTGGGTTCAAAGATCCATCGAATAGTGGGACTGGGTCGGTCTCAGTCCGGGCTGACGACCATCAAGCAGTTTCTCAAACCCAATTCAGATCTTTTCAGGGTAAAGCAGAGAAGCTTGGTTTTACCAATCATTCGGCTTTGCAAGAGAGGTTGAAGGGTTCCTCTGGAGGTGAAGATCACGGTGTAAATAAAGATCAGGTAGCTTCTGAGATACAGTCAAAAGTTGTATCTGATCGGGCTGAGCCCGCAGGATTGAAAAACCAGGGCTCTGCTCTCACTCAGTTTGGAGTTTCTTCCAATAGAGTGGATGATGCTGGAAGTAGAGATCAGGCAATTGCTCAATCGGGTTTTCGGGGCTCTCTGAGACAAGCTGTAGAGGTTGCTCCGAATTCTAAGGATTTATCAAGTTCTCAGGCTCATTCCAAATTGCCCTCCGGGCAGCTGGAAGGTGGAATTGGTTCAAAAGTTAGGGAAGCTTCTTTGTCTGTAACAAAAGTGTCTGTGGTTGATGAACTGACTCCTCAGCCCCAGTGGAAGTCCTTTGTAGGAGAAATTGAGGAAGAGGAAAAGAGAGATTTGGCATCGTCAGACAAGAAACCCACAACAGTGGACGATTCTACACTGCAGAGAATGAAGTTCCAGAAGCAGGTTTCTGGTCCTGAACAGATCAAGAAGTCACAAGTAAAGAGGGATGAGAGCAGTTCCTTTTATGGGAATACTAAGCCTGCTTTTGCTGGTAAAAGGGGCTCAGATAATCAAGAGAGCTTCACTTCGTTCTCAACTGCACCTATAGAACAAGTTCAGAGGGTAAGGCAGTCTAAAGGAAATCAGGAACTCAATGATGAGCTGAAAATGAAGGCAAATGAACTTGAAAAGCTTTTTGCAGAGCACAAGCTTCGAGTTCCGGGAGATCTGTCCACCTCTTCAAGGAGAAGCAAGCCTGCCGACATGCAGGTGGAACCAGTAGTAAGTTCCCAGTACAGAAAACCCACAACTGAGATTGATTCTGCACAATTTCCTGACAAGAACATGATGACACCTGTGGGGAGTTCCAGTAATTTGGCAAAATTCAATGTTAGTCCAGTAATGAAAACGGtagataatgaaaattatggAGATACTCTCAGGCAGAATCTCTCTGAGCTTGGTTTTTCAGATGATTCTAGAGGAAAATTCTATGATCGGTATATGCAGAAAAGAGATGCAAAACTGAGGGAAGAATGGGGTTCTAAGAGGGCAGAGAAGGAGGCCAAGATGAAGGCTATGCAGGATACCCTTGAACGCAGTAGAGCGGAGATGAAGGCCAAATTTTCATTATCAGCAGACAGAAAGGATTCAGTATCCAATGCTCGTAGACGTGCTGAGAAACTCAGATCGTTCAATATGAGATCCGCTATGAAGAGGGAGCAG AGTGAAGAGTATGAAGATGAATCTGCATTTCTTGAACAGAAGCCTTATGGTCAAGATAAATTGTTTAGTGAGGCAGCTTTTGGAGATAGTGCATCTAGGAGCACCCAAACCAAGAAGTTTTTGCCTAACAGGAATTTATCTTCAGCCACCCCTCGCACCTCAGCAACACCAGTTCCACGGTCATCTGCAAAAGCTCTCAATTCTAGTTCTGGGAGGCGAAGAGCGCAATCAGAAAATCCCCTTGCACAGTCTGTTCCCAACTTCTCTGATTTCAGAAAGGAAAACACAAAGCCTTCTTCTGGAATCAGCAAAGTAACACCGCGATCGCAGTTGAGAAGCATTGCCCGCACCAAGAGCAACAGTGATGAGATGACTCTTTTCAAGGAAGAGAAGCCAAGGCGATCTCAGTCCTTGAGGAAAAGCTCTGCTAATCCTGTAGAGAGTAAGGACTTGTCTGACTTGAACTCTGATGGTGTGGTTCTGGCAccattaaaatttgataaagagCAGACTGAGCAAGGCCTCTATGACAAATTTTCTAAGAATGTGGAGTCAAAGCCTTTTCTTAGGAAGGGCAATGGCATAGGTCCTGGTGCTGGAGCTAGTATTGCTAAGTTGAAGGCCTCAATGGCATCTGAGGCtttgaaaaatgaagaagaatttgATGAGTCTACCTTTGAGGTGGAAGATTCAGTGGATATGGTAaaagaggaggaggaagaagaagagtttGAAACCATGACGGCAGAAGATGGTACAGATATGGATAATGGAAAACCAAGACTGAGCCATGAATCTGACAAATCAGGTAATTCTGAGTCTGAAAATGGTGATACTTTAAGATCTCTATCTCAAGTGGACCCTGCCTCAGTAGCTGAGTTGCCTGTGGCAGTTCCTTCGGCATTCCACACAATAGGGTCTGTGCAGGAGTCACCAGGGGAAAGCCCTGTGTCATGGAACTCTCGCATGcatcattctttttcttatccAAATGAGACCTCAGATATTGATGCGTCTGTGGACTCTCCAATTGGAAGCCCTGCATCTTGGAATTCCCATTCACTTACCCAAACAGAGGCTGATGCTGCTCGGATGAGAAAGAAATGGGGAAGCGCTCAAAAACCTATTCTCGTTGCCAACTCTTCCCACAACCAATCTCGCAAGGATGTGACAAAAGGGTTTAAACGGTTATTAAAGTTTGGAAGGAAACACCGTGGGACAGAGAGTCTGGTTGATTGGATATCTGCTACAACTTCTGAAGGAGATGATGATACTGAAGATGGACGTGATCCTGCCAATCGTTCATCTGAAGATTTGAGGAAATCGAGAATGGGATTCTCTCAAGGTCATCCATCTGATGATAGCTTCAATGAAAGCGAGTTGTTCAATGAACATG TTCAAGCCTTACATAGCTCTATCCCAGCACCTCCTGCAAACTTCAAACTGAGGGAGGATCATCTATCTGGAAGCTCTTTAAAAG CTCCACGATCATTCTTCTCACTCTCATCCTTCCGGAGCAAGGGAAGTGACTCAAAGCCCAGATAA
- the LOC100251482 gene encoding uncharacterized protein LOC100251482 isoform X1, protein MKSDGALDYAVFQLSPKRSRCELFVSRDGNTEKLASGLVKPFVTHLKVVEEQVALAVQSIKLEVEKYKNADLWFTKGTLERFVRFVSTPEVLELVNTFDAEVSQLEAARTIYSQGVGDPVSSASGGDVTGSVAAADATKKELLRAIDVRLVAVRQDLTMACSRASAAGFNPETVAELQIFSDRFGAHRLSEACSKFFSLCQRRPDLISTATWKGGADDRAVRSSSGSDMSIDEPPENKQPAAQEPDVPKPSTCQPTKSTTLNFPGRRSLGEKEKEKEGDGGPEKETPTPTETSSASSIQGSQPARRLSVQDRINLFENKQKESSTSGSGGKVVVGKSVELRRLSSDVSSAPAVVEKAVLRRWSGASDMSIDLSFEKKDTESPLCTPSTSSLPQTKSLTDTATPNSAEPKGVFPPRPCDSGFKDPSNSGTGSVSVRADDHQAVSQTQFRSFQGKAEKLGFTNHSALQERLKGSSGGEDHGVNKDQVASEIQSKVVSDRAEPAGLKNQGSALTQFGVSSNRVDDAGSRDQAIAQSGFRGSLRQAVEVAPNSKDLSSSQAHSKLPSGQLEGGIGSKVREASLSVTKVSVVDELTPQPQWKSFVGEIEEEEKRDLASSDKKPTTVDDSTLQRMKFQKQVSGPEQIKKSQVKRDESSSFYGNTKPAFAGKRGSDNQESFTSFSTAPIEQVQRVRQSKGNQELNDELKMKANELEKLFAEHKLRVPGDLSTSSRRSKPADMQVEPVVSSQYRKPTTEIDSAQFPDKNMMTPVGSSSNLAKFNVSPVMKTVDNENYGDTLRQNLSELGFSDDSRGKFYDRYMQKRDAKLREEWGSKRAEKEAKMKAMQDTLERSRAEMKAKFSLSADRKDSVSNARRRAEKLRSFNMRSAMKREQLSIDSIQSEEYEDESAFLEQKPYGQDKLFSEAAFGDSASRSTQTKKFLPNRNLSSATPRTSATPVPRSSAKALNSSSGRRRAQSENPLAQSVPNFSDFRKENTKPSSGISKVTPRSQLRSIARTKSNSDEMTLFKEEKPRRSQSLRKSSANPVESKDLSDLNSDGVVLAPLKFDKEQTEQGLYDKFSKNVESKPFLRKGNGIGPGAGASIAKLKASMASEALKNEEEFDESTFEVEDSVDMVKEEEEEEEFETMTAEDGTDMDNGKPRLSHESDKSGNSESENGDTLRSLSQVDPASVAELPVAVPSAFHTIGSVQESPGESPVSWNSRMHHSFSYPNETSDIDASVDSPIGSPASWNSHSLTQTEADAARMRKKWGSAQKPILVANSSHNQSRKDVTKGFKRLLKFGRKHRGTESLVDWISATTSEGDDDTEDGRDPANRSSEDLRKSRMGFSQGHPSDDSFNESELFNEHVQALHSSIPAPPANFKLREDHLSGSSLKAPRSFFSLSSFRSKGSDSKPR, encoded by the exons GTGGAGATGTAACAGGATCCGTGGCCGCGGCTGATGCAACCAA GAAGGAGCTCCTGAGGGCCATTGATGTAAGACTTGTCGCGGTTAGACAGGACTTAACCATGGCTTGTTCTCGGGCATCAGCTGCTGGTTTTAACCCAGAGACAGTAGCAGAACTCCAGATCTTTTCTGATAGGTTTGGTGCTCACCGGTTAAG TGAAGCTTGTAGCAAATTCTTTTCATTGTGCCAAAGGCGGCCGGACCTCATCAGCACCGCAACATGGAAGGGCGGCGCCGACGACCGAGCCGTCAGGTCATCTTCCGGGTCGGACATGTCCATAGATGAGCCGCCCGAAAACAAACAGCCGGCGGCCCAAGAGCCTGACGTGCCGAAGCCCTCCACGTGTCAGCCAACCAAGTCCACCACCCTCAACTTCCCTGGTCGACGTAGCCTAGgcgagaaggagaaggagaaggaaggCGACGGTGGTCCCGAGAAAGAGACTCCGACTCCGACTGAAACGTCGTCAGCGTCTTCAATTCAGGGGAGTCAACCCGCGAGGCGACTCAGCGTGCAGGACCGAATTAACCTCTTTGAGAACAAACAGAAGGAGAGCTCTACTAGCGGTAGTGGTGGAAAAGTCGTGGTTGGGAAGTCCGTTGAGCTGAGGCGGCTTTCTTCTGACGTGTCATCCGCTCCGGCGGTGGTTGAGAAGGCTGTTCTAAGGAGATGGAGTGGGGCCAGTGACATGAGCATTGATTTGAGCTTCGAAAAGAAGGATACGGAAAGCCCCTTGTGCACGCCTTCTACTTCTTCCCTTCCGCAGACCAAATCTTTGACCGATACAGCAACTCCAAATAGTGCCGAACCCAAGGGTGTTTTCCCCCCTAGACCCTGTGATTCTGGGTTCAAAGATCCATCGAATAGTGGGACTGGGTCGGTCTCAGTCCGGGCTGACGACCATCAAGCAGTTTCTCAAACCCAATTCAGATCTTTTCAGGGTAAAGCAGAGAAGCTTGGTTTTACCAATCATTCGGCTTTGCAAGAGAGGTTGAAGGGTTCCTCTGGAGGTGAAGATCACGGTGTAAATAAAGATCAGGTAGCTTCTGAGATACAGTCAAAAGTTGTATCTGATCGGGCTGAGCCCGCAGGATTGAAAAACCAGGGCTCTGCTCTCACTCAGTTTGGAGTTTCTTCCAATAGAGTGGATGATGCTGGAAGTAGAGATCAGGCAATTGCTCAATCGGGTTTTCGGGGCTCTCTGAGACAAGCTGTAGAGGTTGCTCCGAATTCTAAGGATTTATCAAGTTCTCAGGCTCATTCCAAATTGCCCTCCGGGCAGCTGGAAGGTGGAATTGGTTCAAAAGTTAGGGAAGCTTCTTTGTCTGTAACAAAAGTGTCTGTGGTTGATGAACTGACTCCTCAGCCCCAGTGGAAGTCCTTTGTAGGAGAAATTGAGGAAGAGGAAAAGAGAGATTTGGCATCGTCAGACAAGAAACCCACAACAGTGGACGATTCTACACTGCAGAGAATGAAGTTCCAGAAGCAGGTTTCTGGTCCTGAACAGATCAAGAAGTCACAAGTAAAGAGGGATGAGAGCAGTTCCTTTTATGGGAATACTAAGCCTGCTTTTGCTGGTAAAAGGGGCTCAGATAATCAAGAGAGCTTCACTTCGTTCTCAACTGCACCTATAGAACAAGTTCAGAGGGTAAGGCAGTCTAAAGGAAATCAGGAACTCAATGATGAGCTGAAAATGAAGGCAAATGAACTTGAAAAGCTTTTTGCAGAGCACAAGCTTCGAGTTCCGGGAGATCTGTCCACCTCTTCAAGGAGAAGCAAGCCTGCCGACATGCAGGTGGAACCAGTAGTAAGTTCCCAGTACAGAAAACCCACAACTGAGATTGATTCTGCACAATTTCCTGACAAGAACATGATGACACCTGTGGGGAGTTCCAGTAATTTGGCAAAATTCAATGTTAGTCCAGTAATGAAAACGGtagataatgaaaattatggAGATACTCTCAGGCAGAATCTCTCTGAGCTTGGTTTTTCAGATGATTCTAGAGGAAAATTCTATGATCGGTATATGCAGAAAAGAGATGCAAAACTGAGGGAAGAATGGGGTTCTAAGAGGGCAGAGAAGGAGGCCAAGATGAAGGCTATGCAGGATACCCTTGAACGCAGTAGAGCGGAGATGAAGGCCAAATTTTCATTATCAGCAGACAGAAAGGATTCAGTATCCAATGCTCGTAGACGTGCTGAGAAACTCAGATCGTTCAATATGAGATCCGCTATGAAGAGGGAGCAG TTGTCAATTGATTCCATTCAGAGTGAAGAGTATGAAGATGAATCTGCATTTCTTGAACAGAAGCCTTATGGTCAAGATAAATTGTTTAGTGAGGCAGCTTTTGGAGATAGTGCATCTAGGAGCACCCAAACCAAGAAGTTTTTGCCTAACAGGAATTTATCTTCAGCCACCCCTCGCACCTCAGCAACACCAGTTCCACGGTCATCTGCAAAAGCTCTCAATTCTAGTTCTGGGAGGCGAAGAGCGCAATCAGAAAATCCCCTTGCACAGTCTGTTCCCAACTTCTCTGATTTCAGAAAGGAAAACACAAAGCCTTCTTCTGGAATCAGCAAAGTAACACCGCGATCGCAGTTGAGAAGCATTGCCCGCACCAAGAGCAACAGTGATGAGATGACTCTTTTCAAGGAAGAGAAGCCAAGGCGATCTCAGTCCTTGAGGAAAAGCTCTGCTAATCCTGTAGAGAGTAAGGACTTGTCTGACTTGAACTCTGATGGTGTGGTTCTGGCAccattaaaatttgataaagagCAGACTGAGCAAGGCCTCTATGACAAATTTTCTAAGAATGTGGAGTCAAAGCCTTTTCTTAGGAAGGGCAATGGCATAGGTCCTGGTGCTGGAGCTAGTATTGCTAAGTTGAAGGCCTCAATGGCATCTGAGGCtttgaaaaatgaagaagaatttgATGAGTCTACCTTTGAGGTGGAAGATTCAGTGGATATGGTAaaagaggaggaggaagaagaagagtttGAAACCATGACGGCAGAAGATGGTACAGATATGGATAATGGAAAACCAAGACTGAGCCATGAATCTGACAAATCAGGTAATTCTGAGTCTGAAAATGGTGATACTTTAAGATCTCTATCTCAAGTGGACCCTGCCTCAGTAGCTGAGTTGCCTGTGGCAGTTCCTTCGGCATTCCACACAATAGGGTCTGTGCAGGAGTCACCAGGGGAAAGCCCTGTGTCATGGAACTCTCGCATGcatcattctttttcttatccAAATGAGACCTCAGATATTGATGCGTCTGTGGACTCTCCAATTGGAAGCCCTGCATCTTGGAATTCCCATTCACTTACCCAAACAGAGGCTGATGCTGCTCGGATGAGAAAGAAATGGGGAAGCGCTCAAAAACCTATTCTCGTTGCCAACTCTTCCCACAACCAATCTCGCAAGGATGTGACAAAAGGGTTTAAACGGTTATTAAAGTTTGGAAGGAAACACCGTGGGACAGAGAGTCTGGTTGATTGGATATCTGCTACAACTTCTGAAGGAGATGATGATACTGAAGATGGACGTGATCCTGCCAATCGTTCATCTGAAGATTTGAGGAAATCGAGAATGGGATTCTCTCAAGGTCATCCATCTGATGATAGCTTCAATGAAAGCGAGTTGTTCAATGAACATG TTCAAGCCTTACATAGCTCTATCCCAGCACCTCCTGCAAACTTCAAACTGAGGGAGGATCATCTATCTGGAAGCTCTTTAAAAG CTCCACGATCATTCTTCTCACTCTCATCCTTCCGGAGCAAGGGAAGTGACTCAAAGCCCAGATAA